Proteins found in one Plasmodium chabaudi chabaudi strain AS genome assembly, chromosome: 5 genomic segment:
- a CDS encoding CIR protein encodes MDNLCKLVNAIDKGFSVDVNNLKAIIEFDNIQNQYCTGDNGGGECFPYEAIVSSYFIKMLNYFMNDKDLNMKKFGEYVILSLFYKLNQKKEYEISNLNDFQKKYIKDNENFIDKINGDGSYNSYLDIINKNPYLMSIDIKEMTKLYVPLKSICKLYTECDGKKKSYTNCLQDAQDFAKHFEGLNQDYNITGNSSYREILYNLFNDYDDFKNSRAKNCSSCNDLPTLPKIKTTPTKLITVLLIFAAIPISLGIAYKYSLFGFDKRLQRHDIRNRIKKIKRKMNINI; translated from the exons ATGGATAACCtg tGTAAATTAGTTAATGCAATCGATAAAGGTTTTTCTGTGGATGTGAATAATTTAAAGGCAATAATtgaatttgataatatacaGAATCAATATTGTACTGGCGATAATGGGGGTGGGGAATGTTTTCCTTATGAAGCAATAGTTAGCtcctattttataaaaatgctcaattattttatgaacgACAAAGATTTAAATATGAAGAAATTTGGTGaatatgttattttatcgttattttataaactaaatcaaaaaaaagaatatgaaaTCAGTAATCTAAAtgattttcaaaaaaaatatataaaggatAATGAGAATtttattgataaaataaatggtgATGGGTCTTATAATAGTTATTtggatattataaataaaaatccaTATTTGATGAGTATAGATATTAAAGAAATGACGAAACTTTATGTTCCATTAAAATCAATATGTAAATTGTATACTGAATGTGatgggaaaaaaaaaagttacaCAAATTGTTTGCAAGATGCTCAAGATTTTGCTAAACATTTTGAAGGTCTTAATCAGgattataatattactGGAAATAGTTCATATAGAGaaatattgtataatttatttaatgattatgatgattttaaaaatagtcGTGCTAAAAATTGCAGTTCTTGTAACGATCTTCCAACTCTTCCAAAGATAAAAACGACACCAACCAAATTAATTACAGTTTTATTGATATTTGCTGCAATACCAATATCTTTGGGTATTGCTTATAAG tattcattatttggatTTGATAAACGACTTCAAAGACATGATATAAGAAacagaataaaaaaaataaagaggAAAATGaacattaatatatga
- a CDS encoding CIR protein, with product MSKGVCEQIDQIEKYITFDSGSQNYKFNDILKAYCPNKNCDTDEKILGSAFTALVENLKSIDDEKPEDIKLGQYAILWLSYKIRENTNIKLIRNTIYDILTQNEWFSEYRQYTDKNEDIMGFHFLYFKRLYDLLKGICETINKCSNSSNNEECINSAKKCDEFYRICILSAPWKEICNPYCSVLSNLKNDYDKLRKNNDQLPELTLPKGVESCENLCNGKQKWEFAKLKFEVSKIDTPTKVSLPVPSVTPTSVNNANKLSYIAVPLILIPIILGFSYKYLTPVWRKKAKRKAMKKIINLSDQKKA from the exons ATGTCTAAGGGAGtg TGTGAACAAATTGATCAGATtgagaaatatattacctTTGATTCAGGATCTCAAAACTATAAGTTTAATGATATACTCAAAGCTTATTGTCCTAATAAAAACTGTGACactgatgaaaaaattctTGGCTCCGCTTTTACGGCATTGGTAGAAAATCTTAAGAGCATTGATGATGAAAAGCCAGAGGATATTAAACTTGGCCAATACGCTATTTTATGGCTTAGTTATAAAATTAGGGAAAATACGAATATAAAGCTTATAAGAAATACTATTTATGACATACTTACACAAAATGAATGGTTTAGTGAATACCGTCAGTATACAGATAAAAACGAAGATATAATGggatttcattttttatactttaaAAGACTTTATGATTTACTTAAAGGAATATGTGAaacaattaataaatgtagTAACTCTTCAAACAACGAAGAATGCATAAATTCTGCTAAAAAATGTGATGAATTTTATCGTATATGTATTTTGAGTGCGCCCTGGAAAGAGATTTGTAATCCATATTGTAGTGTATTgtcaaatttaaaaaatgattatgataaacttagaaaaaataatgatcaACTTCCCGAATTGACGCTACCAAAAGGGGTAGAAAGTTGTGAGAATTTATGTAATGGTAAACAAAAATGGGAGTTTGCGAAACTGAAATTTGAAGTTTCAAAAATAGATACACCCACCAAAGTTAGTTTACCAGTTCCATCAGTAACCCCAACAAGTGTAAATAACGCAAATAAACTATCCTACATTGCAGTTCCACTTATTTTAATACCCATTATTTTAGGATTTTCATATAAG tATTTAACACCCGTATGGCGAAAAAAGGCGAAAAGAAAAGCCATGAAAAagattataaatttgagTGATCAAAAGAAAGCCTAA
- a CDS encoding fam-a protein, protein MNKLYIQIVFFVLNISLYVNNVTLATEITPEEDTTPKSKNRYSTSEEIYEKNKHLLCTNPEETPNVAEVMNEAVKYLEHYATKDGYELCQDQYSSSRVFFKTKHNNTKVKKYYSEVYDPDKYNEIINMLWDPDSKHFLDKPSSKRKIERVYSPNLVLIQQRYKDSIFGRWKYFYALATKAQTSEDTTIIVMASGNINDHNPSSKEYKNPIVESANLFKIDIDSEDDIRKGKLKKVFVNLAGYYIQRSKYRVDITNIESIN, encoded by the exons atgaataagctttatattcaaatagtttttttcgttttaaACATCTCCCTTTATGTGAATAATGTAACCCTTGCAACTGAGATTACTCCAGAAGAAGATACAACCCCCAAATCAAAAAATCGGTATTCTAC TTCagaagaaatatatgaaaaaaacaagcaCCTATTATGTACCAATCCCGAAGAAACTCCAAATGTGGCCGAAGTTATGAACGAAgctgtaaaatatttagaaCATTATGCTACAAAGGATGGTTATGAATTATGTCAAGATCAATATTCTTCTAGTAgggttttttttaaaacaaaacataataatacaaaagttaaaaaatattattctgAGGTTTATGATCCCGATAAG tataatgaaataataaacatgtTATGGGATCCCGATAGcaaacattttttagatAAACCTTCTTctaaaa gAAAAATTGAACGTGTGTACAGTCCAAATTTAGTATTGATACAGCAACGTTACAAAGACTCGATTTTTGGCCGttggaaatatttttatgctttAGCTACAAAGGCTCAA aCATCAGAAGACACAACTATAATTGTCATGGCTTCaggaaatataaatgaccACAATCCTTCTagtaaagaatataaaaacccTATCGTAGAAAGCGCaaatttattcaaaattGACATTGATTCTGAAGATGATAttagaaaaggaaaattaaaaaaagtgttTGTTAACCTAGCCGGATACTACATTCAAAGAAGTAAATATCGTGTTGATATCACCAATATCGAATCT aTTAATTAA